A window of Lysobacter terrestris contains these coding sequences:
- a CDS encoding galactose oxidase-like domain-containing protein: MSDLHPSPRRRGYAIALALFLMALAYAAVHVAGTASRERDLAAAIDAASGDPVILAALQTRANQNRVMRGDAQAVAAFATERPLGALTALPASGDPVKGTFSPVADWPLVGIHAVLTPDGRVLTYGTSAAGLRTGYYIYDVWDPLLGLGPESHTTLPNNTQVDIFCNAQLLLPDGNIEMWGGDIVNLATGKATLDPNDDSNVFNPLDNSLARTAKMFRKRWYATATTLPNGEVYIQGGTGGEDYPEVRTGTGSFRLLSDAPTTYLGGLYPRNFVAPDGNIFGTRYEEMYRVDANATGTISKAGRFLSGNMGASSTAVMFRPGRILQTGGGYDLDFANPNAHVIDITGPKPVVTQVASPLQRRHWATSTMLPDGRVLLSGGSVADNDPVNGVAYAAELYDPATNTWSEAATAQRMRLYHSSALLLPDATVLTLGGGATGPQLNLNAEVYYPPYLFNADGTPAPRPIIATAPMTTDPGQSIPISTPDAAGITRVTLVKTGSVTHSFDMDQRFMELPFTVDGDVLQAQLPANPFDTPPGYYMVFVFNAAGVPSEAAMLRINTITPARLTVNNIVVNDDGNNKTAAAFSFSVNGGAPIPFEADGGNVVNLPAGTYSVTEPGASEYAASFSNCTDLVLVAGASATCTITNNDIPGFVATTATSKPSYLPGEQVTLTARLLNLGAPVAGARVDFDALKPNGINHVRLTATTDANGNASASFVSGTGPSSIGTYQLTTTVTSGTRSAQATASFTVQPPQPATLTVRNLLVNENGGTREAADFSFSLNGGAPVQFEADGSNVLSLAAGTYSITETPVADYTPSYANCTDIVLLAGESATCTITNHDTAAFTATADTSKPLYFAGETVTMTAHVINGGLPLNGARVDFDALKPNGINHVRMTAFTNANGDASASFVAGSGSSSIGTYHLTATATSGSLSTRAYATFAVQKQTALPATLTITKVVVNDSGGTKGASDFSFAVNGGTPVAFEADGSNVLTVPAGTYTVTEPAVAGYAASFSNCSGLVLAAGAAATCTITNNDTAPLAIVAGSTQPSYPRGGTVTVTARVTRGGVPVAGVRVNFDALKPNGINHVFLSGNTDSNGDASASFVAGTGSSSVGTYQLTATVTSNGETVQGNATFVVQ; encoded by the coding sequence ATGAGCGATCTGCACCCCTCCCCCCGTCGTCGCGGTTACGCGATCGCATTGGCATTGTTCTTGATGGCGCTGGCCTATGCGGCCGTGCATGTCGCCGGCACCGCGTCGCGCGAGCGCGACCTGGCCGCCGCCATCGACGCCGCCAGCGGCGATCCGGTGATCCTCGCCGCACTGCAGACGCGCGCCAACCAGAACCGCGTCATGCGTGGCGATGCGCAGGCGGTGGCGGCCTTCGCCACGGAACGGCCGCTTGGGGCGTTGACCGCACTGCCCGCGTCGGGCGATCCGGTGAAGGGCACGTTCTCGCCCGTCGCCGACTGGCCCCTGGTCGGCATCCACGCCGTACTCACCCCCGACGGCCGCGTGTTGACCTACGGCACCAGCGCCGCGGGCCTGCGCACCGGCTACTACATCTACGACGTCTGGGACCCGCTGCTCGGGCTCGGCCCCGAGTCGCACACCACCCTGCCCAACAACACCCAGGTCGACATCTTCTGCAACGCGCAGTTGCTGCTGCCCGACGGCAACATCGAGATGTGGGGCGGCGACATCGTCAACCTGGCCACCGGCAAGGCGACGCTGGATCCCAACGACGATTCCAACGTGTTCAACCCGCTCGACAACAGCCTCGCGCGCACCGCGAAGATGTTCCGCAAGCGCTGGTACGCCACCGCCACCACGCTGCCCAACGGCGAGGTCTACATCCAGGGCGGTACCGGCGGCGAGGACTACCCGGAGGTGCGCACCGGTACCGGCAGCTTCCGCCTGTTGTCCGACGCGCCGACGACCTACCTGGGCGGCCTGTACCCGCGTAATTTCGTCGCCCCCGACGGCAACATCTTCGGCACCCGCTACGAAGAGATGTACCGCGTCGATGCCAACGCCACGGGCACGATCAGCAAGGCCGGGCGCTTCCTCAGCGGCAACATGGGCGCCAGTTCGACCGCGGTGATGTTCCGTCCGGGCAGGATCCTGCAGACCGGCGGCGGCTACGACCTCGACTTCGCCAACCCCAACGCGCACGTCATCGACATCACCGGGCCGAAGCCGGTGGTCACCCAGGTGGCCTCGCCGCTGCAGCGCCGCCATTGGGCGACCAGCACCATGCTGCCCGACGGCCGCGTGCTGCTCTCGGGCGGCAGCGTTGCCGACAACGATCCGGTCAACGGCGTCGCCTACGCCGCCGAACTCTACGACCCGGCCACCAACACCTGGTCGGAAGCGGCGACCGCGCAGCGCATGCGCCTGTACCACTCCTCCGCGCTGCTGCTGCCCGATGCGACGGTGCTGACCCTGGGCGGCGGCGCCACCGGCCCGCAGCTGAACCTCAACGCCGAGGTCTATTACCCGCCCTACCTGTTCAACGCCGACGGCACGCCGGCGCCGCGCCCGATCATCGCCACCGCGCCGATGACGACCGATCCCGGCCAGAGCATCCCGATCTCCACGCCCGACGCCGCCGGCATCACCCGCGTCACCCTGGTCAAGACCGGTTCGGTCACCCACTCCTTCGACATGGACCAGCGCTTCATGGAGTTGCCGTTCACCGTCGACGGCGACGTGCTGCAGGCGCAGTTGCCGGCCAATCCGTTCGACACGCCCCCCGGTTACTACATGGTGTTCGTGTTCAACGCGGCCGGCGTGCCGTCCGAAGCGGCGATGCTGCGCATCAACACGATCACGCCCGCGCGGCTGACCGTGAACAACATCGTCGTCAACGACGACGGCAACAACAAGACCGCCGCGGCCTTCAGCTTCTCCGTCAACGGCGGCGCGCCGATCCCCTTCGAGGCCGACGGCGGCAACGTCGTCAACCTGCCCGCCGGCACGTACTCGGTCACCGAACCGGGCGCCAGCGAATATGCGGCCAGCTTCAGCAACTGCACCGATCTCGTGCTCGTGGCCGGCGCGAGCGCGACGTGCACGATCACCAACAACGACATTCCCGGTTTCGTCGCCACCACCGCAACGAGCAAGCCGTCCTACCTGCCCGGCGAACAGGTGACCCTGACCGCGCGCCTGCTCAACCTGGGCGCGCCGGTCGCGGGGGCGCGCGTCGATTTCGATGCGCTCAAGCCCAACGGCATCAACCACGTCCGCCTCACCGCGACCACCGACGCCAACGGCAACGCCAGCGCCTCGTTCGTGTCCGGGACCGGGCCCAGCTCGATCGGCACCTACCAGCTGACCACGACGGTCACCAGCGGCACCCGTTCGGCCCAGGCCACGGCGTCGTTCACGGTGCAGCCGCCGCAACCGGCCACGCTGACCGTGCGCAACTTGCTGGTGAACGAGAACGGCGGCACCCGGGAAGCGGCGGACTTCAGCTTCTCGCTCAACGGCGGCGCGCCGGTGCAGTTCGAAGCCGACGGCAGCAACGTGCTCAGCCTGGCCGCGGGCACCTACAGCATCACCGAGACCCCGGTGGCGGATTACACGCCGTCCTACGCCAACTGCACGGACATCGTCCTGCTCGCCGGCGAAAGCGCGACCTGCACCATCACCAACCACGACACCGCCGCATTCACCGCAACGGCCGATACCAGCAAGCCGCTGTACTTCGCCGGCGAGACCGTCACCATGACCGCGCACGTGATCAACGGCGGGCTGCCGCTGAACGGCGCGCGCGTCGACTTCGACGCGCTCAAGCCCAACGGCATCAACCACGTGCGGATGACCGCGTTCACCAACGCCAACGGCGATGCCAGCGCGTCGTTCGTCGCCGGCTCGGGCAGCAGTTCGATCGGCACCTACCACCTCACCGCGACCGCCACCAGCGGCAGCCTGAGCACGCGCGCCTATGCCACCTTCGCCGTGCAGAAGCAGACGGCATTGCCCGCCACCCTCACCATCACCAAGGTCGTGGTGAACGACAGCGGCGGTACCAAGGGGGCGTCGGACTTCAGCTTCGCGGTCAACGGCGGCACGCCGGTGGCGTTCGAGGCCGATGGCAGCAACGTGTTGACCGTGCCGGCCGGGACCTACACCGTCACCGAACCTGCGGTCGCCGGCTATGCCGCGAGTTTCAGCAACTGCAGCGGCCTCGTCCTGGCCGCCGGCGCTGCGGCCACCTGCACGATCACCAACAACGACACCGCGCCGCTGGCGATCGTGGCCGGCAGCACCCAACCCAGCTACCCGCGCGGCGGCACCGTGACGGTGACCGCTCGGGTGACCCGCGGCGGCGTGCCGGTGGCCGGCGTGCGCGTCAACTTCGACGCGCTCAAGCCGAACGGGATCAACCACGTGTTCCTGTCGGGGAACACCGACAGCAACGGCGATGCGAGTGCCTCGTTCGTGGCCGGGACCGGGTCGAGCTCGGTCGGCACCTACCAGCTGACGGCCACCGTCACCAGCAACGGCGAGACGGTGCAGGGCAACGCCACATTCGTCGTGCAGTAG
- a CDS encoding HAD family hydrolase yields the protein MTSDDNAIRLVGFDGDDTLWRSEDYYHAAQGDFERIVQNYVDLQDARTLERLYAVEMRNLALFGYGVKSMTLSMLEAAVEITEARISATDLHRIIALGKELLQHPVELLPGIREAVEAIAADHEIVLITKGDLFHQENKVRQSGLADLFHRIEIVSEKDASTYARVLAEFDLPASRFAMIGNSLRSDIAPVLELGGWGIYMPYHVTWAHETEAQVDDDAPRLRRVATPAELPEAVRSLVLPAAA from the coding sequence ATGACTTCCGACGACAATGCCATCCGCCTGGTCGGTTTCGACGGCGACGACACACTGTGGCGCAGCGAGGACTACTACCACGCCGCGCAGGGCGATTTCGAACGCATCGTGCAGAACTACGTGGACCTGCAGGACGCGCGCACGCTGGAGCGCCTGTACGCCGTGGAGATGCGCAACCTCGCGCTGTTCGGTTATGGCGTGAAGAGCATGACCCTGTCGATGCTCGAGGCGGCGGTGGAGATCACCGAGGCGCGCATTTCCGCGACGGACCTGCACCGCATCATCGCGCTCGGCAAGGAGCTGCTGCAGCATCCGGTGGAATTGTTGCCGGGCATCCGCGAGGCCGTCGAGGCGATCGCCGCCGACCACGAGATCGTGCTGATCACCAAGGGCGACCTGTTCCACCAGGAGAACAAGGTGCGGCAATCGGGATTGGCGGACCTGTTCCATCGCATCGAGATCGTGAGCGAGAAGGATGCGTCCACCTACGCGCGGGTGCTCGCCGAATTCGACCTGCCGGCATCGCGCTTCGCCATGATCGGCAACTCGCTGCGTTCGGACATCGCGCCGGTGCTCGAACTGGGCGGGTGGGGCATCTACATGCCGTACCACGTGACCTGGGCGCACGAAACCGAAGCGCAGGTGGACGACGACGCGCCGCGCCTGCGTCGCGTGGCGACGCCGGCGGAATTGCCGGAGGCGGTCCGCTCGCTGGTGTTGCCGGCGGCGGCGTAA
- a CDS encoding CPXCG motif-containing cysteine-rich protein: MLPTVSVPCPYCGERVELMIDEASDLQRYIEDCPVCCRPMEIAIAFDAGGEVLVSAMRDNDA, from the coding sequence ATGCTGCCCACCGTTTCCGTGCCGTGCCCGTACTGCGGGGAACGCGTCGAACTGATGATCGACGAAGCCAGCGACCTGCAGCGCTACATCGAGGATTGCCCGGTGTGTTGCCGGCCGATGGAGATTGCCATCGCCTTCGATGCAGGCGGCGAAGTGCTGGTGAGTGCGATGCGCGACAACGACGCGTGA
- a CDS encoding galactose oxidase-like domain-containing protein, which yields MSALQHPRRRGIAIGTALVLVGMIGWAAVQLSGESSTEATADTTQPERDWDRVLAAASGDPLILAAIQTGANQNTVMRGDADALAAFQTTRPIGALTALPAQGDPVKGTFSPVVDWPLVGLHAVLTPDGRVLSYGTTTTGVRTGYFVYDVWDPQLGLGSAAHATLPNATAVDLFCNAQLLLPDGNIEMWGGDVLNVTTGKSSLLPNDDSTLFRPLDNSLVRTGKMFRQRWYATATMLSNGEVYIQGGDGGGDFPEVRTGTGNFRLLDGASTTYLGTLYPRNFLGPDGKIFGTRYEEMYRVDPSGHGLLTRLGQYTPTAMGASSTAVMFRPGKILQSGGGYDTQFASPTAHVIDINQPTPVVQAVASPLYRRHWATSTMLPDGRVFLSGGSVADNDPVNGVSYTSELYDPAANTWSPGATAQRMRLYHSTSLLLPDATVLTLGGGANGPELNLNAEIYYPGYLFDAGGAPAPRPIISTAPMTANPGATLAIGTPDPAHITRVTLLKTGSVTHSFDMDQRFMELPFTVSGSTLNARLPTNAFETPPGFYMVFVFNNQGVPSEAAMLRINVPGSANLTVTKVVVNNDGGSKVASDFGFSINGGAPVAFEADGSNTLIVSAGAYSITEPSVAGYAASFANCSGLVLAAGGSATCTITNNDVAAAPLSTTAEPGKPVYTAGETVTLSARVLQNGAPIAGAQVNFNALKPNGVNRVILNAVTNASGIATASFVSGTGSSSIGTYQLTVTATSGSLTAQAFASFDVLTAPATLTVNKIVVNDNGGSKVPSEFTFAVNGGTPRLFESDGSNTLSVPAGTYTVTEPAVAGYAASYANCSGIVLAAGGSATCTITNNDQASGAPATLTITKVVVNDSGGSKVASDFGFSVNGGAAVAFEADGSNVLSVPAGTYSITEPAVAGYAASFANCSGLVLAGGGGATCTITNNDIAPSTLSTTAETSKPVYVRGETVTLSARVLNNGAPVAGAQVNFNSLKPNGTSRVILNAVSNASGIAIASFVSGTGSSSIGTYQLTVTATSAGLTAQAFASYEVLRDPPTQTATLIVTKLVVNDDGGSKVASDFGFQVNGAAPVAFEADGSNALSLPAGTYSVTEPAVAGYAASYANCSGIALVAGGSATCAITNNDQPAAAPATLTVTKVVVNDDGGNRVASDFGFSVNGAAAVAFEADGSNVLSVPAGTYTITEPALVGYAASYANCSGLVLAAGGSATCTITNNDAAPSTLSTTAESSKPVYTRGETVTLSARVLNNGAPVVGAQVNFNALKPNGVNRVILNAVTNASGIATASFVSGTGPSSIGTYQLTVTATSGGLTAQAFTTFVVQ from the coding sequence ATGAGCGCGTTACAGCATCCTCGGCGGCGTGGCATCGCCATCGGAACGGCACTGGTCCTCGTGGGGATGATCGGTTGGGCGGCCGTGCAACTGAGCGGGGAATCGTCGACGGAAGCCACGGCGGACACCACGCAACCCGAGCGCGACTGGGACCGGGTGCTGGCCGCCGCCAGCGGCGATCCACTCATCCTCGCGGCGATCCAGACCGGAGCGAACCAGAACACGGTGATGCGCGGCGACGCCGATGCCCTCGCCGCGTTCCAGACCACCCGGCCGATCGGCGCGTTGACGGCGCTGCCGGCGCAGGGCGATCCGGTCAAGGGCACCTTCTCGCCGGTGGTGGATTGGCCGCTGGTGGGCCTGCACGCCGTGCTGACACCCGACGGCCGCGTGCTGAGCTACGGCACCACGACCACCGGCGTGCGCACCGGCTACTTCGTCTACGACGTCTGGGATCCGCAACTGGGCCTGGGCAGCGCCGCGCATGCGACGTTGCCCAATGCCACCGCGGTCGACCTGTTCTGCAATGCGCAGCTGCTGCTGCCCGACGGCAACATCGAGATGTGGGGCGGCGACGTGCTCAACGTCACCACCGGCAAGTCCTCGCTGCTGCCCAACGACGACTCCACCCTGTTCCGTCCACTCGACAACTCGCTGGTGCGGACCGGGAAGATGTTCCGCCAACGCTGGTATGCGACGGCGACGATGTTGTCCAACGGCGAGGTCTACATCCAGGGCGGCGACGGCGGCGGCGACTTCCCCGAGGTACGCACCGGCACCGGCAATTTCCGCCTGCTGGACGGCGCCTCGACGACCTACCTGGGCACGCTCTATCCACGCAATTTCCTCGGCCCGGACGGCAAGATCTTCGGCACGCGCTACGAGGAGATGTACCGCGTCGATCCGAGCGGACACGGCTTGCTGACACGACTGGGGCAGTACACGCCGACCGCCATGGGCGCCAGTTCGACCGCGGTGATGTTCCGCCCCGGGAAGATCCTGCAGAGCGGCGGCGGCTACGACACGCAGTTCGCCAGCCCCACCGCGCACGTGATCGACATCAACCAGCCCACGCCGGTGGTGCAGGCCGTCGCTTCGCCGCTGTATCGGCGCCACTGGGCCACCAGCACCATGCTGCCCGACGGCCGCGTGTTCCTTTCCGGCGGCAGCGTCGCGGACAACGATCCGGTCAATGGCGTCTCCTACACCAGCGAGCTCTACGATCCGGCAGCGAACACCTGGTCGCCGGGCGCAACCGCGCAACGCATGCGCCTGTACCACTCGACCTCGCTGCTGCTGCCCGATGCCACGGTGCTGACCCTCGGCGGCGGCGCCAACGGTCCCGAGCTCAACCTCAACGCCGAGATCTACTACCCGGGCTACCTGTTCGACGCCGGCGGCGCGCCCGCGCCGCGGCCGATCATCTCGACCGCGCCGATGACCGCCAACCCGGGCGCGACGCTCGCGATCGGCACCCCCGACCCCGCGCACATCACCCGGGTGACGCTGCTCAAGACCGGCTCGGTTACCCACTCCTTCGACATGGACCAGCGCTTCATGGAGCTGCCCTTCACCGTGTCGGGCAGCACCTTGAATGCACGGCTCCCCACCAACGCGTTCGAGACGCCGCCGGGCTTCTACATGGTGTTCGTCTTCAACAACCAGGGCGTGCCGTCCGAAGCCGCGATGCTGCGCATCAACGTGCCCGGCTCGGCGAACCTGACCGTCACCAAGGTGGTGGTGAACAACGACGGCGGCAGCAAGGTCGCATCCGACTTCGGCTTCTCGATCAACGGCGGCGCGCCGGTGGCGTTCGAAGCCGACGGCAGCAACACGCTGATCGTGTCGGCCGGTGCCTATTCGATCACCGAGCCCAGCGTCGCCGGCTATGCCGCGAGCTTCGCCAACTGCAGCGGCCTGGTGCTCGCCGCCGGTGGCAGCGCGACCTGCACCATCACCAACAACGACGTCGCGGCGGCGCCGCTGTCGACCACGGCCGAACCGGGCAAGCCGGTCTACACCGCGGGCGAAACCGTGACCCTGTCGGCGCGCGTGCTGCAGAACGGCGCGCCGATCGCCGGCGCGCAGGTCAACTTCAACGCGCTCAAGCCGAACGGCGTCAACCGGGTGATCCTCAACGCGGTGACCAACGCCAGCGGCATCGCCACCGCGTCGTTCGTGTCCGGCACCGGTTCGAGTTCGATCGGCACCTACCAGCTCACCGTCACCGCCACCAGCGGCAGCCTCACCGCGCAGGCCTTCGCCAGCTTCGACGTGCTCACCGCGCCGGCGACGCTCACCGTGAACAAGATCGTGGTGAACGACAACGGCGGCAGCAAGGTGCCTTCCGAATTCACCTTCGCGGTCAACGGCGGCACGCCCCGCCTGTTCGAGTCCGACGGCAGCAACACGCTCAGCGTGCCGGCCGGCACCTACACCGTCACCGAGCCGGCGGTGGCCGGCTACGCCGCCAGCTATGCCAACTGCAGCGGCATCGTGCTCGCTGCGGGCGGCAGCGCGACCTGCACCATCACCAACAACGACCAGGCGTCCGGCGCGCCCGCGACGCTCACCATCACCAAGGTCGTGGTGAACGACAGCGGCGGCAGCAAGGTCGCGTCCGACTTCGGCTTCTCGGTCAACGGTGGCGCGGCGGTGGCGTTCGAAGCCGACGGCAGCAACGTGCTCAGCGTGCCGGCCGGCACCTACAGCATCACCGAGCCCGCCGTCGCCGGTTATGCCGCGAGTTTCGCCAACTGCAGCGGCCTCGTCCTCGCCGGTGGCGGCGGCGCCACCTGCACCATCACCAACAACGACATCGCGCCGTCCACGCTGTCGACCACGGCCGAAACCAGCAAGCCGGTCTACGTGCGCGGCGAAACGGTGACCCTGAGTGCGCGCGTGCTCAACAACGGCGCCCCGGTCGCGGGCGCGCAGGTCAACTTCAACTCGCTCAAACCCAACGGCACCAGCCGGGTCATCCTCAACGCGGTGAGCAATGCCAGCGGCATCGCCATCGCGTCGTTCGTGTCCGGCACCGGCTCGAGTTCGATCGGCACCTACCAGCTCACCGTCACTGCCACCAGCGCCGGGCTCACCGCGCAGGCGTTCGCGAGCTACGAGGTGCTGCGCGATCCGCCCACGCAGACGGCGACGCTGATCGTGACCAAGCTGGTGGTGAACGACGACGGCGGCAGCAAGGTCGCGTCCGACTTCGGCTTCCAGGTCAACGGCGCCGCGCCGGTGGCGTTCGAGGCCGACGGCAGCAATGCGTTGAGCCTGCCGGCGGGCACGTACAGCGTCACCGAACCGGCGGTGGCCGGCTACGCCGCCAGCTATGCCAACTGCAGCGGCATCGCGCTCGTCGCCGGCGGCAGCGCGACCTGCGCCATCACCAACAACGACCAGCCGGCCGCGGCGCCGGCCACGCTCACCGTCACCAAGGTCGTGGTGAACGACGACGGCGGCAACAGGGTCGCCTCCGACTTCGGCTTCTCGGTCAACGGTGCGGCAGCGGTGGCATTCGAAGCCGACGGCAGCAACGTACTCAGCGTGCCGGCCGGCACCTACACGATCACCGAACCGGCGCTCGTCGGCTACGCCGCCAGCTATGCCAACTGCAGCGGCCTCGTCCTCGCCGCCGGCGGCAGCGCCACCTGCACCATCACCAACAACGATGCCGCCCCGTCCACGCTGTCGACCACCGCCGAATCCAGCAAGCCGGTCTACACCCGCGGCGAAACCGTCACGCTCAGCGCGCGCGTGCTCAACAACGGCGCGCCGGTGGTGGGTGCGCAGGTGAACTTCAACGCGCTCAAGCCGAACGGCGTCAACCGGGTGATCCTCAACGCGGTGACCAACGCCAGCGGCATCGCTACGGCCTCGTTCGTGTCCGGCACCGGCCCCAGTTCGATCGGCACCTACCAACTCACCGTGACCGCGACCAGCGGCGGACTCACGGCGCAGGCGTTCACCACGTTCGTCGTCCAGTAG
- a CDS encoding GFA family protein, with translation MNLSVPTLVTYRGGCHCRRVRFEVDAPAELDVLDCNCSICRMSGFLHLIVPASRFRLLSGADDLGEYSFNTGAARHLFCRHCGIKSYYVPRSHPDGIDVNARCLDDGSVVRMTITPFDDNQRDAATAAIAHLSSASPSAAD, from the coding sequence ATGAACCTGTCCGTCCCCACCCTGGTCACGTATCGCGGCGGCTGTCATTGCCGCCGCGTGCGTTTTGAAGTCGATGCGCCGGCCGAACTCGACGTCCTCGATTGCAACTGCTCGATCTGCCGCATGAGCGGCTTCCTGCACCTGATCGTGCCTGCCAGTCGCTTCCGCCTGCTGTCCGGCGCGGACGATCTGGGCGAGTACAGCTTCAACACGGGTGCGGCGCGGCACCTGTTCTGCCGCCATTGCGGCATCAAGAGTTACTACGTGCCGCGCAGCCACCCCGACGGCATCGACGTCAATGCGCGCTGCCTGGACGACGGCAGCGTGGTGCGCATGACGATCACGCCGTTCGACGACAACCAGCGCGATGCCGCGACCGCGGCGATCGCGCACCTGTCGTCGGCATCGCCATCGGCAGCGGATTGA
- a CDS encoding lytic transglycosylase domain-containing protein translates to MVARRVITLGIVFLLPFAAASVQARTVYRCVRDGSVSLATAPEPGSRCVARHIDDNAAKLPNLWGAMGVINGTLYEREQDGKLVYSTRKLPGSTPVLAFTVATPPGEPAHAGLGRVGRPRLDRYASQFRTAARRHGVDDAWLRAIAHAESDFDAQAVSPKGARGVMQLMPDTARSYGVTDAHSAEQSIDAGARHLRALLRRYRGDMILATAAYNAGTGAVAHYGGVPPYRETQSYIAKVQQLQANYRQALARTVPAKGRAAP, encoded by the coding sequence ATGGTCGCGCGCCGCGTCATCACGCTTGGCATCGTGTTCCTGCTGCCCTTCGCGGCGGCATCCGTGCAGGCGCGCACCGTGTACCGGTGCGTGCGCGACGGCAGCGTCAGCCTGGCGACCGCCCCGGAACCGGGGTCGCGCTGCGTCGCCAGGCACATCGACGACAACGCCGCCAAACTGCCGAACCTGTGGGGCGCGATGGGCGTCATCAACGGCACGCTCTACGAACGCGAGCAGGACGGCAAGCTCGTCTACAGCACGCGCAAGCTGCCGGGCTCGACGCCGGTGCTGGCGTTCACCGTTGCCACCCCGCCCGGCGAACCGGCGCATGCCGGCCTTGGTCGCGTCGGCAGGCCGCGACTGGACCGCTACGCGTCGCAGTTCCGCACGGCCGCCCGCAGGCACGGCGTGGATGACGCGTGGCTGCGCGCGATCGCGCACGCCGAAAGCGACTTCGACGCGCAGGCCGTTTCGCCGAAGGGCGCGCGCGGCGTGATGCAGCTGATGCCGGACACCGCGCGCAGCTACGGCGTCACCGATGCCCATTCGGCGGAGCAGTCGATCGATGCCGGCGCACGGCACTTGCGTGCGCTGCTGCGCCGTTATCGCGGCGACATGATCCTGGCGACGGCGGCGTACAACGCCGGCACCGGGGCGGTGGCGCACTATGGCGGCGTGCCGCCGTATCGGGAGACGCAGAGCTACATCGCCAAGGTGCAGCAGTTGCAGGCGAATTACCGGCAGGCGTTGGCGCGGACGGTGCCCGCGAAAGGCCGCGCGGCGCCGTGA
- a CDS encoding EF-hand domain-containing protein, translating to MNRKSLIGAFALAATLSAPLAFAQSPTGTATDASMQSSTTTDASAQAATTNAQATTSNDASAATSGDPSKKSWNDIDLDKSGSLSKAEAAAIPALGQVFDKADSNADGALSADEYKAYVGKGKGAKK from the coding sequence ATGAATCGCAAGTCCCTGATTGGTGCGTTCGCCCTCGCCGCCACGTTGTCCGCCCCGCTGGCGTTCGCGCAATCGCCGACCGGCACCGCGACCGATGCTTCGATGCAGTCCAGCACCACGACCGACGCCTCCGCCCAGGCGGCCACCACCAACGCGCAGGCGACGACGTCCAACGACGCGTCGGCCGCGACGTCGGGCGATCCGTCCAAGAAGAGCTGGAACGACATCGACCTCGACAAGAGCGGCAGCCTGAGCAAGGCCGAGGCCGCTGCGATCCCGGCGCTGGGCCAGGTATTCGACAAGGCCGACAGCAACGCCGATGGCGCGCTCAGTGCGGACGAATACAAGGCCTACGTCGGCAAGGGCAAGGGCGCGAAGAAGTAA